Below is a genomic region from Pseudocalidococcus azoricus BACA0444.
TTTGATTAATCCTTTTTTATTGGGCAGGATTACATCACCATCATTTACAAGAAGAATTGGTAAAGATTCCGAGGTACTCATGAAAATAAACTCCTATAGGTTATTCAACACTCATTTGGCGAATTTCATCTAATGTTGACTCCAAGGGCATGTCGCTAGAATCAGGTGCAAACTCAATCACAAACTTAATTCGAGCCTTACCCTTTACCCAAGTTGTTGAACCTAGCTCTAATAATTCTGCTGGTACACCTGTGGCGAAAAATTCTTGAGTGAGTTCAATGTCTCCTTTGTCCATCTCGCTAATTGCTGAAGACAAATCATCTAACATTGCATAGGAATCATCAGTAATCCCTTTAGACAATAAAGTTGAAAGCAAAGCTAAACGAAACTCTCCAGTACTCAAAGAGATAACTGAGTTTTCATTTTGAACTTGCTTAAATTTAGGTTCCATAATTAGGCCTCCAGTACAAAAATGGAAAGTTTACGAATTGACAGTTACAGAATCAGTATTAGGCAAAGGTGGCAACTCAGGCGAGATAACATAAGCAGTGGCAGGGTTTAAGACTAAATCAGTTTTTGCAATTAACGGTAATTTCTTCCGATCTAGGCCCATGAGTTCCAAACAAGAATTGATGCTGTTCACAGAAGAATTATAGGCTTGAATTTTTTCCTCCAGTTCGGCTTGTTTACGTTGATTAGCTTCGAGAGTTTTTTCTGCTTCTTTAGCCAAGGTTTTCCCTAAAAATTGCCTTGCATGATCGTATTGTTGCAAAATCGCCTCGGCTTGAGACGTTAAGACATCCAAAAGCGTACTGTTTAAGGTTTGGTTGACCTTTTGGCGATAGGTAAAGACAATCGTGCCACGGACTTTCCGCTCAAAATCTAACTTCAACAGGTCACGAATTGCGGGTTCTGCATCAATTAAGCTCTGACAATCCGATTGTTGACAGGCCCGTTGAAAGGCTTGCCGGAGTTGCCAAATAAAGACCGTATCCTCTGTGTAAAATTCTGGCCGTTCCCGCACATAACTATCACACTCATTAACCGCCGTAGTTGTAATCGCATCCAAAGCCCGTTGCTTGACCTGCCCTAACCGTTGTTCAATGCCGCCATCATGGCCCAACATTCGATACAGATCACGATAGTAGGGTTGTTGTCGCACTTGTTCTAGCAATTTATTGAAAAAGTTATTCACCGTTTCTTGAGAGGCTGCGACTAAGGTTTCTTCCAGGCCATTGGCAAGGTAATAAAAGGCTTCAGCGAGGATTCCTAAAATCGGCACAGTTGAATTCCGTTTATGGCTGGCCTGGGCATTGCGATATACATCACCAACCGAAAAATTCGCCAACAATTCATCTAAACGGTTAACCATGCGCTGACTGAGTTTAAGAAAATCGCTTTCATAGGTTTTGTTTTCCTTACTGGCAATGGCCTGGTTGAGTTCCTGTTCAATGTGGTGGCGAAATTCATCCCCAGCTTGTTTTAGTTCATGGTTGAGTTTGCGTAAATCCTGCTCCTGCATCGTGGCAATATCGTTGGGCTGAGCTTCCAAGTTTTGCCAAATTTCGAGATAGTGTTTCCGTAAACTAATGCATAGGGGTTGCAAATCATCGGCCAAGTTGACCATTAACAATGGGCGTTTTTCTTCAGTTAAATAGCGTGTTACCCCTGAACGAAATTCTTCTACCCCACTATCAGTTACCAGTTGTTCAATTAAGCCTTGGTGGTGTTCTTGCAAAATTCGGACATAGTTATTATTTGGCGTATCCGTACCACTGACAAATACATTGAAACTCTTACCCAATAATTTTCCAGAATTCGCACAGTAGTTATTAAAGGCATAGACAAATTGAGGCGTTTCTTCATTACCACCTGTATTTTTCACACTTTCGGCAAAAATACTATCCAGGCCAAACCGATCACTGGCTGAAGTTCGCCGCACTTGACTCCCATAAAACCCTAATAAACCACTGGTGCGATAAATCCGTAAATTCCCGGTAAACTGATCATTCATTAACTGTTCGAGCCGAAGTCGCAGTTGGGTGTTATACCAGGTTTCATCAATCCGATTAAAGACATAAAAGACCCGATCCCGTACCCCCTGATTGCTGCGAGTTTTTTCCAAAAGTTCTGTTTCTTCTGTGCTCAATTCCCCGGAAGCTGCGGCCTTTAAGACACAAATTACCGCCGAAGTATCCGGATTCTCAATTCGCTGGTAGGCTAAATCAGCATCTTTTTTGACCGGCGCATCAATTCCAGGCGTATCAACTAGCACATTGCCATCTTTGAGCAAATCATGGTGACAGTAATATTCAATTCGTTTTAAGACTGCACTATTAATTCCCCGCCTAGCAAAACTCGCCGCTTCTTGGATATTGGCAAAATTAAACTGCTCCATTGAAAAGGTATTGTTATTTTGGGTATGGATCCGCTCCCGATTATGCATAAATCCGGCCAATAAGTAATTTAAGGCACTGGCTTGTTTGGCTAATTCCGACTTACTTTCCCCGCCTTCCTGTTGAATGATGGCCTGGGCTTGTTTTTGGAGAGTTTGGACAGCACTGGGATCGTTGAGCTGAATGGCGGCTGGCAACTTGAGGCGATTGACTAAGATTAAAACCTGCTCCCGAATTTCTGCTTCACTGAGGAATGTTAAAACAACTCGCTCCTGTTGGGGTTCGGCATAGGCAATTAAACATTCGGTTCCGGTAGCATGGCCCTCGGCACTATAAAGAAGTTCTCGTTCCAGCAAGGCATTAATTAGCATGGATTTTCCCGCACTGAAAGCCCCGGCAAAGACAATTTGAAATGTGGGGGACACTGCTTTACCGAGGGAGGTTCTGGCCTGGGTCGTATCAAGGGTTTGCAGGGTTGGCTCTTGGTGAATCAGTTGCAGGAGTTGATCAACCGTGTTTTGCAGGTCGGGGCACAGATGGATGAGGGAAGACATAATTAACTATTCCTTAATTCGGATAAAAATGTTCCTTAACCAGGCCGGGTATTCACTCTCATCCCAGTTAATGCCCTTAAACTAGCACAATTTTTCTAGCAATCAATTTTCAAAATTATGTTAAGCCCAAGCCATTTAACTTAGACTTTTGATACATAACGCCATGAATTTGCGAAGGGGGTGGGAGTGGTCGGACTCAAGATGGAGATACTCTACTTTGGCTTGGTGTTTGGGGCTGGTTTTGGCCTGGGCATTGTGAGAACCATCTAGCTTGTGCCTTGGGTAGGGACGCGCTGGGCTGAATTGTTAGAAATGCCATGAATGTTAATGGTAATTATTCTGTCTGCTCAATGGATTGTGAAAACGACCTCAAGCGAACCTCAAGCAAATCGAAATCTAAGTCTATTTATAAGAACCTCTTCGATGAGTTCCGTAACATTTTTCTATACTGAAATTCTTTTCGCCAACTAAAATCGAAAAATTTTTAAGTTCACTAGAAGCTTAGATAGTTTGCTTAGTTTAACTATTCTAGATTGTAAAGAAGTAACTGCATTGTCATTATCAAAAGTTTGTCTTTTAATTTCGCAATAGAAGCCATAAATAAACTCCATAAATCAATTCTGAAAAGCTGGCCCTCTTGGATGTATGGTATGAACCATGGATCTCTGAAAATAATGGTACTTCCTTGAAAACTGAAACTTGTAGCTGACAAAAATCTCAGGAAGCATAAGCTGAACTTATGACCCTCATTGGCAGAGAACCATTTATTTATACTTTGTTCTCTTCCTGTGATGTGTCACAAGGAGTAGTTGTGGATTTCTTGTTTCTTTTTTTGAAGGACTTCGTCATTCAATTGCAGTCCCCAACCCTCGGTTTTTTGATTGGGGGAATGATCATTGCTGCCCTCGGGAGTGAATTGGTAATTCCAGAGGCGATTTGTACTCTCATTATTTTTATGCTGCTGACCAAAATCGGTCTGACGGGTGGCATTGCGATCCGTAATTCCAACTTGCTGGATATGGTGTTACCCATGATCTTTGCCATCATAGTGGGGGTGATTATTGTCTTCATTGCCCGCTATACACTGGCTAAGCTACCAAAGGTCAAAACCGTTGATGCAATTGCGACTGGGGGATTGTTTGGAGCCGTTAGTGGTTCTACCATGGCCGCCGCCCTGACTCTCCTGGAAACGCAAAAAATTGGATATGAGGCCTGGGCTGCGGCACTTTATCCCTTCATGGATATCCCCGCACTTGTCACTGCAATTGTGGTAGCTAATATTTATCTTAATAAAAAGAAGCGTGGTACAGCATCAGACGCTACTATGCAGGAGTCTTATAGTAAGCAGCCCGTTGCAGCAGGTGATTATCCCAGCACTCGGCAGGAGTACCGCAGCCAGCAGCAGGATACTAAGGATCATCGGGTTAAGATCTGGCCGATTATTCAGGAAAGCCTCCGGGGGCCGGCCCTATCAGCAATGTTATTAGGCCTTGCTCTTGGCATACTGACTAAGCCAGAAAGTGTCTATGAAAGCTTCTATAATCCCCTTTTCCGCGGCTTGCTTTCAATTTTGATGCTGGTCATGGGGATGGAGGCTTGGTCGAGACTCGGTGAACTACGC
It encodes:
- a CDS encoding sodium-dependent bicarbonate transport family permease — translated: MDFLFLFLKDFVIQLQSPTLGFLIGGMIIAALGSELVIPEAICTLIIFMLLTKIGLTGGIAIRNSNLLDMVLPMIFAIIVGVIIVFIARYTLAKLPKVKTVDAIATGGLFGAVSGSTMAAALTLLETQKIGYEAWAAALYPFMDIPALVTAIVVANIYLNKKKRGTASDATMQESYSKQPVAAGDYPSTRQEYRSQQQDTKDHRVKIWPIIQESLRGPALSAMLLGLALGILTKPESVYESFYNPLFRGLLSILMLVMGMEAWSRLGELRKVAQWYVAYSVVAPFVHGLIAFGLGMIAHYVTGFSLGGVVILAVIAASSSDISGPPTLRAGIPSANPSAYIGASTAIGTPVAIGLCIPFFIGLAQAIGGR
- a CDS encoding KGK domain-containing protein, producing the protein MEPKFKQVQNENSVISLSTGEFRLALLSTLLSKGITDDSYAMLDDLSSAISEMDKGDIELTQEFFATGVPAELLELGSTTWVKGKARIKFVIEFAPDSSDMPLESTLDEIRQMSVE
- a CDS encoding dynamin-like GTPase family protein, with translation MSSLIHLCPDLQNTVDQLLQLIHQEPTLQTLDTTQARTSLGKAVSPTFQIVFAGAFSAGKSMLINALLERELLYSAEGHATGTECLIAYAEPQQERVVLTFLSEAEIREQVLILVNRLKLPAAIQLNDPSAVQTLQKQAQAIIQQEGGESKSELAKQASALNYLLAGFMHNRERIHTQNNNTFSMEQFNFANIQEAASFARRGINSAVLKRIEYYCHHDLLKDGNVLVDTPGIDAPVKKDADLAYQRIENPDTSAVICVLKAAASGELSTEETELLEKTRSNQGVRDRVFYVFNRIDETWYNTQLRLRLEQLMNDQFTGNLRIYRTSGLLGFYGSQVRRTSASDRFGLDSIFAESVKNTGGNEETPQFVYAFNNYCANSGKLLGKSFNVFVSGTDTPNNNYVRILQEHHQGLIEQLVTDSGVEEFRSGVTRYLTEEKRPLLMVNLADDLQPLCISLRKHYLEIWQNLEAQPNDIATMQEQDLRKLNHELKQAGDEFRHHIEQELNQAIASKENKTYESDFLKLSQRMVNRLDELLANFSVGDVYRNAQASHKRNSTVPILGILAEAFYYLANGLEETLVAASQETVNNFFNKLLEQVRQQPYYRDLYRMLGHDGGIEQRLGQVKQRALDAITTTAVNECDSYVRERPEFYTEDTVFIWQLRQAFQRACQQSDCQSLIDAEPAIRDLLKLDFERKVRGTIVFTYRQKVNQTLNSTLLDVLTSQAEAILQQYDHARQFLGKTLAKEAEKTLEANQRKQAELEEKIQAYNSSVNSINSCLELMGLDRKKLPLIAKTDLVLNPATAYVISPELPPLPNTDSVTVNS